From Camelina sativa cultivar DH55 chromosome 7, Cs, whole genome shotgun sequence, one genomic window encodes:
- the LOC104699677 gene encoding germin-like protein subfamily 2 member 4, whose product MNSRCYSFFFALLSSLTVIALAYDPDTLQDLCVADHTSGIKVNGFTCKPESNITASDFFFAGIGKPAVVNSTAGSAVTGANVEKIAGLNTLGVSLARIDYAPGGLNPPHTHPRATEVIFVLEGELDVGFVTTANKLFAKTVKKGEVFVFPRGLIHYQKNNDKAKPASVISAFNSQLPGTQSIAATLFTATPTIPDHVLTTAFQIGTKEIEKIKTKFAPKKV is encoded by the exons ATGAACTCGAGATGTTATAGCTTCTTCTTTGCTCTGTTATCATCTCTCACTGTGATTGCTCTTGCTTACGATCCTGATACGCTTCAAGATCTATGCGTTGCAGATCACACTTCAG GGATCAAAGTGAATGGTTTCACGTGTAAACCGGAATCAAACATCACCGCCTCAGATTTTTTCTTCGCCGGGATCGGAAAACCCGCCGTCGTTAACAGCACAGCCGGGTCCGCCGTCACGGGAGCAAACGTAGAGAAGATCGCAGGGCTCAACACGCTCGGAGTCTCGCTCGCGCGTATAGACTACGCGCCTGGAGGTTTAAACCCGCCGCACACGCATCCACGCGCCACCGAAGTGATCTTCGTATTGGAAGGCGAGCTAGACGTCGGGTTCGTGACGACGGCGAACAAGCTATTCGCTAAGACGGTGAAGAAAGGAGAAGTTTTCGTATTCCCGAGAGGGTTGATTCATTACCAGAAGAACAACGACAAAGCCAAACCGGCGTCGGTGATCTCGGCGTTCAACAGTCAGTTACCGGGAACACAATCGATCGCCGCCACGCTATTCACGGCCACTCCTACGATTCCGGATCACGTTTTAACGACGGCGTTTCAGATCGGGACTAAAGAAATCGAAAAGATCAAAACCAAGTTCGCTCCCAAAAAAGtctaa
- the LOC104699676 gene encoding paladin isoform X2: MSSIPKEPEQVMKLRDGSVLGKKTILKSDHFPGCQNKRMTPQIEGAPNYRQADSLRVHGVAIPTAVGIRNVLRHIGAHKDGKQVKVLWISLREEPVVYINGRPFVLRDVEKPFTNLEYTGINRVRVEQMEARLKEDILMEASRYGNKILVTDELPDGQMVDQWEPVSTDSLKTLLEVYEELQAEGYLVDYERVPITDEKSPKETDFDLLIRKISQADINTEIIFNCQMGRGRTTTGMVIATLVYFKRTGASDQGFPRNNSFGRIFKAGENITVNLPNSEEAIRRGEYAVVRSLIRVLEGGVEGKRQVDKVIDKCASMQNLREAIATYRSSILRQPDEKKREAALSFFVEYLERYYFLICFAVYIHSEGAFLQSGSFGHVSFADWMRARPELYSILRRLLRRDPMGALGYAAMKPSLTKIAESTDGRPHEMSVVAALRSGAVLGSQTVLKSDHSPGCQILSLPERVEGAPNFREVPGFPVYGVANPTIDGIRSVIERVGSSRGGRPVFWHNMREEPVIYINGKPFVLREVERPYKNMLEYTGIDRDRVEGMEARLKEDILREAKRYDGAIMVIHETKDGQIFDLWENVDNDSVQTPLEVYKCLEADGFPIKYARVPITDGKAPKSSDFDTLTSNIASASKDTAFVFNCQMGRGRTTTGTVIACLVKLRINYGRPIKVLYDVLTHEIVDEDSSSGGEECGSNNAEERPRNSGRRSEEEQGRAFGMDDILLLWKITRLFDNGVESREALDAVIDRCSALQNIREAVLQYRKVFNQQHVEPRVRSAALKRGAEYLERYFRLIAFAAYLGSKAFDGFFVEGESKVTFKNWLHQRPEVQAMKWSIRLRPGRFFTIPEELRAQHESQHGDAVMESIVNERSGSVLGKGSILKMYFFPGQRTSSRLQINGAPHVYKVDRYPVYSMATPTISGAKKMLAYLGTKLKEEGGVSTERIVITDLREEAVVYINGTPFVLRELSKPVDTLKHVGITGAVVESIETRLKEDILSEVRETGGRMLLHREEYSPASNESRVIGYWENIQPDNVKTPAEVYAALKDENFNISYQRIPLTREKDALASDVDAIQYCKDDSAGSYLFVSHTGFGGVSYAMAITCLLLQPGQNFISTLSATLEEDDSTSRACDEEALSMGDYRDILSLIRVLSHGPQSKSDVDGIVELCAGAGHLREDIVYYSKELNKLPITKDENRSYIMDMGVKALRRYFYLITFRSYLYCTSPEEMKFLDWMKSRPELGHLCHNLRIDK, translated from the exons ATGTCGTCGATACCGAAGGAGCCAGAGCAGGTGATGAAGCTGAGAGATGGATCGGTACTTGGGAAGAAGACGATTCTTAAGAGTGACCATTTCCCTGGTTGCCAGAACAAGCGTATGACTCCTCAGATCGAAGGCGCTCCCAATTACCGTCAG GCTGATTCACTACGTGTACATGGGGTTGCAATCCCTACAGCTGTTGGTATACGAAACGTTCTTAGGCACATTGGAGCTCACAAGGACGGGAAACAAGTTAAAGTTCTTTGGATTAGTCTTAGGGAGGAACCG GTAGTTTACATAAATGGGCGACCGTTTGTTCTACGTGATGTGGAGAAACCGTTCACCAATCTTGAGTACACG GGAATCAACAGGGTAAGGGTAGAGCAAATGGAAGCACGGTTAAAAGAAGATATTCTCATGGAGGCGTCGAG ATATGGGAATAAGATACTTGTCACCGATGAACTGCCAGATGGTCAGATGGTTGACCAGTGGGAGCCAGTCTCAACTGATTCTTTAAAGACACTGCTTGAG GTTTACGAGGAACTACAAGCTGAAGGATACCTTGTCGACTATGAACGTGTTCCTATAACAGATGAAAAGTCACCAAAAGAAACAGATTTTGATCTGTTG ATTAGGAAGATATCTCAGGCTGACATTAATACGGAGATAATTTTCAATTGTCAAATGGGACGTGGACGTACAACGACTGGAATGGTGATTGCAACCCTGGTCTATTTCAAACGTACTGGAGCATCAG ATCAAGGATTCCCAAGAAACAACTCTTTTGGGAGAATCTTTAAAGCTGGCGAAAATATTACTGTTAATCTGCCGAATTCGGAGGAGGCAATTCGTAGAGGGGAATATGCGGTCGTTAGAAGCTTAATTAGAGTCTTAGAG GGTGGTGTAGAAGGTAAAAGGCAAGTTGATAAAGTCATCGACAAATGTGCATCCATGCAG AATTTACGAGAGGCAATTGCAACCTATCGCAGTAGTATTTTGCGTCAACCCgatgaaaagaagagagaggcaGCACTCTCATTTTTTGTTGAGTACTTGGAAAGATATTACTTCCTTATATGCTTTGCTGTATATATTCATTCAGAGGGTGCTTTCCTCCAATCTGGTTCGTTTGGCCACGTCAGTTTTGCTGATTGGATGCGAGCTAGGCCAGAGCTCTATAGCATTCTTCGCAG GTTGCTCAGAAGAGATCCTATGGGTGCCCTTGGATATGCAGCTATGAAGCCTTCTTTGACAAAGATTGCAGAATCTACCGACGGGCGCCCTCACGAGATGAGTGTCGTTGCTGCGCTTAGAAGTGGGGCAGTTCTGGGAAGTCAAACTGTTCTAAAGAGCGATCATAGTCCTGGCTGTCAAATTTTAAGTCTACCAGAGAGGGTGGAAGGAGCTCCGAATTTCAGGGAGGTTCCAGGATTTCCAGTATATGGTGTTGCTAATCCAACTATAGATGGTATTCGATCTGTCATTGAAAGGGTTGGGAGTTCTAGAGGTGGTCGGCCAGTTTTCTGGCACAATATGAGAGAAGAACCTGTTATCTATATCAACGGGAAACCATTCGTTCTACGTGAAGTTGAAAGACCGTATAAGAACATGCTAGAATATACG GGAATTGATCGAGATAGAGTCGAAGGAATGGAGGCTCGTCTAAAAGAGGATATTCTAAGAGAAGCTAAGCGATACGACGGTGCAATAATGGTCATTCATGAAACCAAAGATGGACAGATTTTTGACTTATGGGAAAATGTGGATAATGATTCTGTTCAAACACCCCTCGAGGTCTACAAATGTTTAGAGGCTGATGGTTTTCCTATTAAGTATGCACGCGTACCTATAACTGATGGTAAAGCTCCTAAAAGCTCAGACTTTGACACATTGACATCTAATATTGCTTCTGCTTCCAAAGACACTGCCTTTGTCTTCAATTGCCAG ATGGGGAGAGGTAGAACAACCACTGGAACTGTCATTGCTTGTCTAGTGAAGCTCCGCATCAATTATGGGAGACCTATCAAGGTTCTTTATGATGTTCTGACCCATGAAATTGTGGATGAAGATTCCTCAAGTGGTGGTGAAGAATGTGGAAGTAATAACGCTGAAGAAAGACCTCGTAATTCAGGACGAAGAAGTGAGGAGGAACAAGGTCGTGCATTTGGAATGGATGACATCCTTTTACTGTGGAAAATTACTAGGTTATTCGATAATGGAGTTGAATCCCGTGAGGCGTTAGATGCTGTGATTGATAGATGTTCTGCATTGCAAAATATTCGTGAAGCTGTTCTGCAGTACAGGAAGGTTTTCAACCAACAACATGTTGAGCCACGAGTAAGGAGTGCTGCCTTGAAACGTGGCGCTGAATACTTGGAGAGATACTTCCGTTTGATTGCCTTTGCAGCCTACTTAGGAAGCAAAGCTTTTGATGGATTCTTTGTGGAAGGAGAATCTAAGGTGACGTTCAAGAATTGGTTGCATCAGAGGCCCGAGGTGCAAGCAATGAAGTGGAGCATAAGGCTAAGACCTGGACGATTTTTTACCATACCT GAGGAACTGCGGGCACAACATGAATCGCAACATGGAGATGCAGTCATGGAGTCAATTGTCAACGAACGGAGTGGTTCTGTCTTGGGAAAAGGTTCTATTCTTAAAATGTACTTTTTTCCTGGCCAAAGAACTTCAAGTCGCTTGCAAATCAACGGTGCACCTCATGTATACAAG GTCGATAGATATCCTGTTTATAGTATGGCAACTCCCACAATTTCAGGCGCTAAAAAGATGCTCGCCTATTTAGGCACCAAACTAAAGGAAGAAGGTGGGGTTTCAACAGAGAGGATAGTAATAACAGACTTGAGAGAAGAAGCAGTTGTTTACATCAATGGAACTCCTTTTGTCTTGAGAGAATTGAGTAAACCTGTTGATACCCTTAAGCATGTTGGAATAACGGGTGCAGTG GTAGAAAGCATAGAAACACGGTTAAAAGAAGATATATTGTCTGAAGTTCGAGAGACTGGAGGTCGAATGCTATTGCATCGTGAAGAATACAGCCCAGCATCAAATGAATCTcgggttattggatattgggaGAATATTCAACCAGATAATGTGAAGACACCTGCAGAAGTATATGCTGCTCTGAAAGATGAAAATTTCAACATATCGTACCAAAGAATACCTTTAACCAGAGAAAAAGACGCATTAGCTTCTGATGTAGACGCAATCCAGTACTGTAAAGACGA TTCTGCTGGGAGTTACTTGTTTGTATCGCACACCGGTTTTGGAGGTGTTTCGTATGCAATGGCCATTACTTGTCTCCTACTTCAACCTGGTCAGAACTTCATATCAACCTTGTCTGCTACcttggaagaagatgattcgACGTCACGGGCTTGTGATGAAGAAGCATTGAGTATGGGAGATTACCGTGACATACTGAGTCTCATAAGAGTGCTTTCTCATGGTCCGCAAAGCAAATCAGACGTAGATGGAATAGTCGAATT GTGTGCTGGTGCAGGACATTTGAGAGAAGACATCGTTTACTACAGTAAAGAACTGAACAAGCTTCCAATTACAAAAGATGAAAACCGTTCGTACATCATGGACATGGGTGTTAAAGCCTTACG GCGTTACTTTTACCTGATAACATTCAGATCATACCTCTACTGCACGTCGCCTGAAGAAATGAAATTTTTGGATTGGATGAAGTCACGGCCGGAACTTGGACATCTCTGTCATAACCTCAGGATAGATAAATAA
- the LOC104699675 gene encoding uncharacterized protein LOC104699675 — MATCLCICCVTKGVKSKLAHTTKTLKKITQSTATELKTMSLSSLVQPGKKTMSDIFPGDYATAETGVFWDIEQCEIPVGELNANEVLEKIRSNLSSFGHRGPLSIRAYGDLTGHDFPAGDIKLNHFPAGHRYARQKQMLEDLVSWSAEHPEPCTLMLILGDTSHDFVEVVGRLKSTKNYQVLLIQPGDDDPIDQSGSVDNNNMRNRKKRRRCTCTCRGRSFSLGVAYKLKMKCKRCRIKKSKSPKVEKQSGRSRERSSVAKPNGDECSVGNDSVISINFYF, encoded by the exons ATGGCTACTTGCTTGTGTATTTGTTGTGTTACCAAGGGGGTAAAATCGAAGTTAGCACACaccaccaaaaccctaaaaaaaataactcaatcCACAGCGACAGAGCTAAAGACCATGTCTCTTAGTTCTCTCGTTCAACCCGGCAAGAAAACCATGTCTGATATTTTCCCCGGCGATTACGCAA CCGCTGAGACAGGCGTCTTTTGGGACATAGAACAGTGCGAGATCCCTGTTGGTGAACTCAATGCTAATGAGGTTTTGGAGAAAATAAGATCGAATCTTTCGAGTTTTGGTCATCGTGGTCCTCTCTCAATAAGGGCTTATGGTGATTTAACTGGTCATGACTTTCCAGCTGGAGACATTAAGCTCAATCACTTCCCCGCag gaCACAGATACGCGAGACAGAAACAGATGCTTGAAGACCTTGTTTCATGGTCAGCTGAACATCCAGAACCGTGTACTTTGATGCTAATATTGGGAGACACCTCTCATGACTTCGTCGAGGTTGTTGGCCGTTTGAAATCCACGAAAAATTACCAAGTTCTCCTAATTCAACCGGGTGATGATGATCCTATCGACCAAAGCGGAAGTGTGGACAATAATAATATGCGGAACCGGAAGAAACGTCGTCGTTGTACTTGCACTTGTAGAGGAAGAAGCTTCTCACTCGGTGTTGCCTATAAGCTGAAGATGAAGTGTAAGAGATGTCGtataaaaaaatcgaaatcaCCTAAAGTTGAAAAGCAAAGCGGAAGGTCTAGGGAGCGAAGCAGTGTTGCAAAACCCAATGGAGACGAATGCAGTGTTGGGAACGATAGTGTTATTTCTATCAATTTTTACTTTTGA
- the LOC104699676 gene encoding paladin isoform X1: MSSIPKEPEQVMKLRDGSVLGKKTILKSDHFPGCQNKRMTPQIEGAPNYRQADSLRVHGVAIPTAVGIRNVLRHIGAHKDGKQVKVLWISLREEPVVYINGRPFVLRDVEKPFTNLEYTGINRVRVEQMEARLKEDILMEASRYGNKILVTDELPDGQMVDQWEPVSTDSLKTLLEVYEELQAEGYLVDYERVPITDEKSPKETDFDLLIRKISQADINTEIIFNCQMGRGRTTTGMVIATLVYFKRTGASDQGFPRNNSFGRIFKAGENITVNLPNSEEAIRRGEYAVVRSLIRVLEGGVEGKRQVDKVIDKCASMQNLREAIATYRSSILRQPDEKKREAALSFFVEYLERYYFLICFAVYIHSEGAFLQSGSFGHVSFADWMRARPELYSILRRLLRRDPMGALGYAAMKPSLTKIAESTDGRPHEMSVVAALRSGAVLGSQTVLKSDHSPGCQILSLPERVEGAPNFREVPGFPVYGVANPTIDGIRSVIERVGSSRGGRPVFWHNMREEPVIYINGKPFVLREVERPYKNMLEYTGIDRDRVEGMEARLKEDILREAKRYDGAIMVIHETKDGQIFDLWENVDNDSVQTPLEVYKCLEADGFPIKYARVPITDGKAPKSSDFDTLTSNIASASKDTAFVFNCQMGRGRTTTGTVIACLVKLRINYGRPIKVLYDVLTHEIVDEDSSSGGEECGSNNAEERPRNSGRRSEDEQGRAFGMDDILLLWKITRLFDNGVESREALDAVIDRCSALQNIREAVLQYRKVFNQQHVEPRVRSAALKRGAEYLERYFRLIAFAAYLGSKAFDGFFVEGESKVTFKNWLHQRPEVQAMKWSIRLRPGRFFTIPEELRAQHESQHGDAVMESIVNERSGSVLGKGSILKMYFFPGQRTSSRLQINGAPHVYKVDRYPVYSMATPTISGAKKMLAYLGTKLKEEGGVSTERIVITDLREEAVVYINGTPFVLRELSKPVDTLKHVGITGAVVESIETRLKEDILSEVRETGGRMLLHREEYSPASNESRVIGYWENIQPDNVKTPAEVYAALKDENFNISYQRIPLTREKDALASDVDAIQYCKDDSAGSYLFVSHTGFGGVSYAMAITCLLLQPGQNFISTLSATLEEDDSTSRACDEEALSMGDYRDILSLIRVLSHGPQSKSDVDGIVELCAGAGHLREDIVYYSKELNKLPITKDENRSYIMDMGVKALRRYFYLITFRSYLYCTSPEEMKFLDWMKSRPELGHLCHNLRIDK; this comes from the exons ATGTCGTCGATACCGAAGGAGCCAGAGCAGGTGATGAAGCTGAGAGATGGATCGGTACTTGGGAAGAAGACGATTCTTAAGAGTGACCATTTCCCTGGTTGCCAGAACAAGCGTATGACTCCTCAGATCGAAGGCGCTCCCAATTACCGTCAG GCTGATTCACTACGTGTACATGGGGTTGCAATCCCTACAGCTGTTGGTATACGAAACGTTCTTAGGCACATTGGAGCTCACAAGGACGGGAAACAAGTTAAAGTTCTTTGGATTAGTCTTAGGGAGGAACCG GTAGTTTACATAAATGGGCGACCGTTTGTTCTACGTGATGTGGAGAAACCGTTCACCAATCTTGAGTACACG GGAATCAACAGGGTAAGGGTAGAGCAAATGGAAGCACGGTTAAAAGAAGATATTCTCATGGAGGCGTCGAG ATATGGGAATAAGATACTTGTCACCGATGAACTGCCAGATGGTCAGATGGTTGACCAGTGGGAGCCAGTCTCAACTGATTCTTTAAAGACACTGCTTGAG GTTTACGAGGAACTACAAGCTGAAGGATACCTTGTCGACTATGAACGTGTTCCTATAACAGATGAAAAGTCACCAAAAGAAACAGATTTTGATCTGTTG ATTAGGAAGATATCTCAGGCTGACATTAATACGGAGATAATTTTCAATTGTCAAATGGGACGTGGACGTACAACGACTGGAATGGTGATTGCAACCCTGGTCTATTTCAAACGTACTGGAGCATCAG ATCAAGGATTCCCAAGAAACAACTCTTTTGGGAGAATCTTTAAAGCTGGCGAAAATATTACTGTTAATCTGCCGAATTCGGAGGAGGCAATTCGTAGAGGGGAATATGCGGTCGTTAGAAGCTTAATTAGAGTCTTAGAG GGTGGTGTAGAAGGTAAAAGGCAAGTTGATAAAGTCATCGACAAATGTGCATCCATGCAG AATTTACGAGAGGCAATTGCAACCTATCGCAGTAGTATTTTGCGTCAACCCgatgaaaagaagagagaggcaGCACTCTCATTTTTTGTTGAGTACTTGGAAAGATATTACTTCCTTATATGCTTTGCTGTATATATTCATTCAGAGGGTGCTTTCCTCCAATCTGGTTCGTTTGGCCACGTCAGTTTTGCTGATTGGATGCGAGCTAGGCCAGAGCTCTATAGCATTCTTCGCAG GTTGCTCAGAAGAGATCCTATGGGTGCCCTTGGATATGCAGCTATGAAGCCTTCTTTGACAAAGATTGCAGAATCTACCGACGGGCGCCCTCACGAGATGAGTGTCGTTGCTGCGCTTAGAAGTGGGGCAGTTCTGGGAAGTCAAACTGTTCTAAAGAGCGATCATAGTCCTGGCTGTCAAATTTTAAGTCTACCAGAGAGGGTGGAAGGAGCTCCGAATTTCAGGGAGGTTCCAGGATTTCCAGTATATGGTGTTGCTAATCCAACTATAGATGGTATTCGATCTGTCATTGAAAGGGTTGGGAGTTCTAGAGGTGGTCGGCCAGTTTTCTGGCACAATATGAGAGAAGAACCTGTTATCTATATCAACGGGAAACCATTCGTTCTACGTGAAGTTGAAAGACCGTATAAGAACATGCTAGAATATACG GGAATTGATCGAGATAGAGTCGAAGGAATGGAGGCTCGTCTAAAAGAGGATATTCTAAGAGAAGCTAAGCGATACGACGGTGCAATAATGGTCATTCATGAAACCAAAGATGGACAGATTTTTGACTTATGGGAAAATGTGGATAATGATTCTGTTCAAACACCCCTCGAGGTCTACAAATGTTTAGAGGCTGATGGTTTTCCTATTAAGTATGCACGCGTACCTATAACTGATGGTAAAGCTCCTAAAAGCTCAGACTTTGACACATTGACATCTAATATTGCTTCTGCTTCCAAAGACACTGCCTTTGTCTTCAATTGCCAG ATGGGGAGAGGTAGAACAACCACTGGAACTGTCATTGCTTGTCTAGTGAAGCTCCGCATCAATTATGGGAGACCTATCAAGGTTCTTTATGATGTTCTGACCCATGAAATTGTGGATGAAGATTCCTCAAGTGGTGGTGAAGAATGTGGAAGTAATAACGCTGAAGAAAGACCTCGTAATTCAG GACGAAGAAGTGAGGATGAACAAGGTCGTGCATTTGGAATGGATGACATCCTTTTACTGTGGAAAATTACTAGGTTATTCGATAATGGAGTTGAATCCCGTGAGGCGTTAGATGCTGTGATTGATAGATGTTCTGCATTGCAAAATATTCGTGAAGCTGTTCTGCAGTACAGGAAGGTTTTCAACCAACAACATGTTGAGCCACGAGTAAGGAGTGCTGCCTTGAAACGTGGCGCTGAATACTTGGAGAGATACTTCCGTTTGATTGCCTTTGCAGCCTACTTAGGAAGCAAAGCTTTTGATGGATTCTTTGTGGAAGGAGAATCTAAGGTGACGTTCAAGAATTGGTTGCATCAGAGGCCCGAGGTGCAAGCAATGAAGTGGAGCATAAGGCTAAGACCTGGACGATTTTTTACCATTCCT GAGGAACTGCGGGCACAACATGAATCGCAACATGGAGATGCAGTCATGGAGTCAATTGTCAACGAACGGAGTGGTTCTGTCTTGGGAAAAGGTTCTATTCTTAAAATGTACTTTTTTCCTGGCCAAAGAACTTCAAGTCGCTTGCAAATCAACGGTGCACCTCATGTATACAAG GTCGATAGATATCCTGTTTATAGTATGGCAACTCCCACAATTTCAGGCGCTAAAAAGATGCTCGCCTATTTAGGCACCAAACTAAAGGAAGAAGGTGGGGTTTCAACAGAGAGGATAGTAATAACAGACTTGAGAGAAGAAGCAGTTGTTTACATCAATGGAACTCCTTTTGTCTTGAGAGAATTGAGTAAACCTGTTGATACCCTTAAGCATGTTGGAATAACGGGTGCAGTG GTAGAAAGCATAGAAACACGGTTAAAAGAAGATATATTGTCTGAAGTTCGAGAGACTGGAGGTCGAATGCTATTGCATCGTGAAGAATACAGCCCAGCATCAAATGAATCTcgggttattggatattgggaGAATATTCAACCAGATAATGTGAAGACACCTGCAGAAGTATATGCTGCTCTGAAAGATGAAAATTTCAACATATCGTACCAAAGAATACCTTTAACCAGAGAAAAAGACGCATTAGCTTCTGATGTAGACGCAATCCAGTACTGTAAAGACGA TTCTGCTGGGAGTTACTTGTTTGTATCGCACACCGGTTTTGGAGGTGTTTCGTATGCAATGGCCATTACTTGTCTCCTACTTCAACCTGGTCAGAACTTCATATCAACCTTGTCTGCTACcttggaagaagatgattcgACGTCACGGGCTTGTGATGAAGAAGCATTGAGTATGGGAGATTACCGTGACATACTGAGTCTCATAAGAGTGCTTTCTCATGGTCCGCAAAGCAAATCAGACGTAGATGGAATAGTCGAATT GTGTGCTGGTGCAGGACATTTGAGAGAAGACATCGTTTACTACAGTAAAGAACTGAACAAGCTTCCAATTACAAAAGATGAAAACCGTTCGTACATCATGGACATGGGTGTTAAAGCCTTACG GCGTTACTTTTACCTGATAACATTCAGATCATACCTCTACTGCACGTCGCCTGAAGAAATGAAATTTTTGGATTGGATGAAGTCACGGCCGGAACTTGGACATCTCTGTCATAACCTCAGGATAGATAAATAA
- the LOC104699678 gene encoding uncharacterized protein LOC104699678, with translation MSTGLALNRCSISVCRTADTLLNRPTVPVVRNLKFSRRLIGNCSTVANPFVVVADDDKYGNKQVISLTPRLYDYVPTNVREPKILKQLREETSKLRGSQMQASPDQAQLLAMLVQILGAERCIEVGVYTGYSSLAVALVLPESGCLVACDRDSNSLEVAKRYYDLAGVSHKVNVKHGIAAESLNSMIQNGEGSSYDFAFVDADKRMYQDYFELLLQLVRVGGVIVMDNVLWHGRVSDPMVNDAKTISIRNFNKKLMDDKRVSISMVSIGDGMTICRKR, from the exons ATGTCGACCGGTTTAGCTCTGAATCGCTGTTCGATTTCGGTATGTAGAACGGCCGATACTTTACTAAACCGGCCAACGGTCCCCGTCGTCAGGAATTTGAAATTCAGCCGCCGGCTAATCGGGAACTGCTCGACAGTGGCGAATCCTTTTGTTGTTGTGGCGGACGACGATAAGTACGGTAACAAACAGGtcatctctctcactcctcGCCTTTACGACTATGTCCCCACCAACGTACGCGAGCCTAAG attttgaagCAACTCCGGGAAGAGACTTCCAAATTGCGAGGTAGTCAAATGCAG GCGTCGCCTGATCAAGCACAGTTGCTTGCAATGCTTGTACAGATTCTTGGAGCAGAAAGATGTATAGAAGTTGGAGTTTACACG GGGTATTCTTCATTGGCTGTGGCGTTAGTTCTACCAGAATCAGGGTGTCTTGTTGCCTGTGATAGAGATTCGAACTCTCTTGAAGTTGCCAAGAGGTACTACGACCTTGCTGGTGTCTCTCACAAG GTTAATGTGAAACATGGTATTGCAGCTGAATCATTGAATTCCATGATTCAGAACGGTGAAGGATCCAG CTATGATTTTGCATTTGTCGATGCTGATAAGAGGATGTATCAAGACTACTTCGAATTGCTTCTTCAACTT GTCAGAGTTGGTGGAGTCATTGTGATGGATAATGTTCTTTGGCATGGACGAGTTTCGGATCCTATG GTGAATGATGCGAAGACCATCAGCATTAGGAATTTCAACAAAAAGTTAATGGATGATAAACGTGTAAGCATTAGTATG GTTTCAATAGGCGATGGCATGACGATATGCCGCAAGAGATAA